Below is a genomic region from Triticum dicoccoides isolate Atlit2015 ecotype Zavitan chromosome 5A, WEW_v2.0, whole genome shotgun sequence.
cgtaaagattgatatattggaagcctatgtttggatatcggaagtgttccgggtgaaatcgggattttaccggagtaccgggaggttaccggaaccccccgggagccatatgggccttagtgggctttagtggaaaggtgaaaggggcagCCCAGGGTGGTCTgcgtgcctcccccctcccctagtcctattaggactaggagaggtggtcggcccccctctctatctttccccctcggggaatcctattccaattaggattgggggggaagtcctactcccggtaagagtaggactcctcctgcgcctccatagggctggccgcacccctcccccttggctcctttatatacggaggcagggggcacctctagacacacaaattgatcattgagatcgttccatagccgtgtgcggtgccccctgccaccatattccacctcgatcatattgtagcggtgcttaggcgaagccctgcggcagtagaacatcaagatcgtctccacgccgtcgtgctgacggaactctaccccgacgctttgctggatcggagcccggggatcgtcatcgagctgtacgtgtgctaagaactcggaggtgccggagtaacggtgcttggatcggtcggatctggAAAACGTAcggctacttcctctacgttgtatgatcgcttccgcagttggtctgcgttggtacgtagacaacactctcccctctcgttgctttgcatcaccatgatcttgcgtgtgcgtaggaatttttttgaaattactacgttccccaacacctacatGCTTTCCCGGGTCCATCTTGTGACTTCGGTGGTATTTTCCTCTAAAACAACTatatattttttgctttatttttccttgttttgaaaaagtgttttcCCTCACGAAACCTTCATTCTTGACTCTGTCAAACTTTTTGTCCCCCTGGGTACAACCTTGCAATAAGACTAAGAATAGTGATAAAGTAGCTCTATGATATTTGAATATCCTTTAAAATGGTGGTTGGATAAGCATTGTAAACCGGCACTTTATCTTATGAAATTGTGATGCAAATACACATATCAagttatcaacacacacacacacacagagagagagagagagagggagagagagatggtcTCATAATTTTGGGTCCAACACCCAATTTGGTTTGTCAAACTATCTTAAGAGCTAGTAGGAATAAACCAACAATTTAATATTGTTCATGAACATAAAAACAATAAATCATCTAAAGGAAGCCTTAATGACAAACAACTAATGATTCCAATTTTATGTCGTGACCACCAATGAGCTTCCCCAGGCCTGCCCTACAAGTCCGGATGATCCAGACTTCCCCAAACCCGCCCCATACATGCGGAGAAATGTGGTTCATGTGCCCTTGAAAATGCCCTATGTATTCCAATCATGCAGATGCTAAATAACACTAAAAGTTTTACTACCTAGAAATAGCAACATTGCTCCTATAGAGAAGTACCAATGAACTTGTTTTTTGTTGGGTAGCAAGTTCCATGGTAGTCACTTCAATGGAACTTTTTTAAACCGTCCCAAATTGGCCATAGTCATAGGAATTGTCTTGTTGACGAACCGCTTGAAGAAATAAATAAAGCATATACACTATATAGGAAGCCTTAAAGAGAAAGAACTTGTATCCAAATTTGTTATCCTTTAATGTATTCTAATCACGTACATGCTAAATAATGGTTATAGTTTCTTATGACAACAGATAATGATTATAGTTAATTAATCGCCTCAAACAACAATATAATCTTTTGGCAGGAAGCAATACTTACCGATTTCAAAGAGAAGTATATGTGAACATGTATTTTTTTTCATGATAGCATGTTGCATAGTAGCAACTTCTCCCAGGCAAAGCGTGCCAAAACACAACCGCAACCTATCATATTCCTCCTTCGGAATGCCCACTTGGTCGTCCTCGCCACAACTCAACCATGTCATTGTCGTCTTATGTTAGCCTTGAAGGACCATCTCCTGCTCTGTCCCCGTGATGGCAAGCATCCACTAGCATCGAATCGATGGTAGAGGCGAAACCATCCTTGATGCTAACAGTGTCGCTTATAACAGTCATGATAAAAAATGCTTCATCCTCGAAAAGTCGTAGGTCCGGTGTATCTCCACAGCCTTCATCTCCCTTGGTGAGTGAAACATTTCTTGTTGGTGGCGTAGCCAGAAATTGAAGATGCTCAATATACCAAATGATTCAAACAACCCAACATTGTCTATACGAGGAGCCAAATTAAATTACATTGCGTTTGGATGTCTATATTGAAGACCTCCGTATTGAATTGATTTCAATTCCAATTCAACGAGGAAATTGTAATGGATACGAATACGAATTCGCTTGTTTGGATTCTCATAGAATTGGCCCATGTAATGGCAAGTAGGTTTCAATACCAAATTCGGTTTGGATGGCAAACTATGGAATTGCATCTTCGTTATGCATCAAATAAAAATGTATACAATGTGTGAGTATAATTGATAATGTAGCATTAAAATTTATCTTGCAAGAAGAAACTGTAACACTGTTACATAAGGCTGGTATTCATGAGAAGAAGAATGACTTTAAATACATGAAATTTTCTTCTTGGCGGGCAGACGAGGGGATCTGGCGGCTGGCGGCTGACCACAAAGAGGAAGATGGGGAACCGGCGACACAGGAAGAGGGGGTCCAGTGGGAAACATGAGAAGGAGCGGCGGCGGATGGGGAGAGCCAGGCCATGGCAGCCATGGGCAGAGGAGATACGGCGACCCTATGTTCATGGGGTGGCAGAGGAGATGACGAGGAGATGAGGAGAAGGGCTAATGAAGGGCATGAGGAAGAGGAATGGCGGCGGGGGTGAGGAGGAGGGCCGCCATCGGTTGCTTCCTAGGCGCCGCCGCTGCTGGCGCCGCCGCCTCTCGTCGCTCGGGGTGGGGAGTGGCTGCTTCGATCGAGCGGGGAAGAAAAGACGGGTTGTGAAACGTTTTCTTTTGCGGGAGGCATGAATACAGGACAAATCGGAGGGGCTGGGCTCCGTATTGTGGGAGGCCTCGGCGCGTGGGACTGATTTCATCGCTGTATTGGATCGATTCCAGACCGTTGTTTCCATTGACATGCCAAACACTTGAATTGGTGGTTGTGAAATACGAAATCCAATCTGAAACCCCAATACAGACATCTAAACATAGCGTTACGGAATTCAGTGACACAACAAGAATTCCCCTAAAGAGAGGAAACAAACCATCATAAATATACTTTTGACGACACTCCTAAAAATCTCTAGTACAAGAGGAAGCAGACTTTTCTCACTTTACAAATGTTTTTGTATCACATGCCCTAGTATAGCTGGTCCACTCCTCACAAGGAATGAATGAAGCAGCCTAGGCACTTCTTTTTTCCCCAtttaaaaaacaaaataaaagtaaatataaAAAACTGTTATAAATAAATCTCCCCTTCATGTGTTGAGTTGTATCATCATGTCATCTGCCTCCTCATGCAAATGATGCCAAGAAGTGATAAGCAGCAGGCGCGAGGGTGATAGATCAGCGAGAGCCGAACGCCGCTCGAATCTCAGGTGAGACAGCCCAAACCACCCTCGCCTCTCGCTCCCATTCCCCTTGCCCAGCTCCGTGTTCTTGCGACCCAGCTCCTAGATCTTCCTCCCCCTTTCCCTCGCAAGAATTTCCACCCGATTTCCGCGCTCTGGTCGCTCTTCTTTTAGCCAAGAATTTCCTCCGATTCTTTTCCAGCGTAATCTTAGTTCTGAGCCGTGTGTGTTGTTTTCTTGGCTGAAGCTTGATTAGCTCCGTGGACTTGCAAAAAGGCGGCGCGTTTGAGGAGATTCGGCGGGGCCCTGGTGCCGGGAAGATGAACAAGGACAGGTCCCGGAtctcggcggacggcggcggcggcgacggcctgCCGCCGCAGCCGTCGCGCCGCTCGGCGACTCCCCCGCCGGAGTACGACATCAGCCGCATGCCGGACTTCCCCACCAGGAACCCTGGCCACCGGCGCGCGCACTCCGAGATCCTCAGCCTCCCGGACGACCTCGACCTCTGCGCGcccgggggcggcgacgggcccTCGCTGTCGGACGAGAACGACGAGGAGCTATTCTCCATGTTCCTCGACGTGGACAAGCTCAACTCGTCGTGCGGGCCGTCGTCCGACCAGGCGGAGTCGTCGTCAGCCGCTGCTGCCGGCGGGGGCGAGGCGGCCAGGGCGGGCCACGTGATGAGGCCGAAGCACCAGCACAGCCAGTCCATGGACGAGTCGATGTcgatcaaggccgaggacctggtggGGGCGCCGGGGATGGAGGGGATGTCCACTGTGGAGGCCAAGAAGGCGGTGTCCGCCGCGAAGCTGGCCGAGCTTGCTCTTGTCGACCCCAAGAGGGCAAAAAGGTTCGATTTCTCCTTTAATTGCTACTATTGTGTAATGTCCATCATCTTCTATAGAGTTCAGGTAGCCTTTTGTGAAATTCCTGCATTTTTGTCTTCAACGGTATTTCACATCAAGTATTTGCTTCATCCACTGGTGAGATTATTAGCTATGGGAGGATTTAGTACACTACTTCACATGAGTGGGTGTAAAATGCGTCTGTAAAATGCTATGCTTGTACGAACTGAGAAGAGATAGGTCTCAGATAGGTTAGAGGCGCGAGGAAAGAGATCCATTTGTTGGACAAAAGTGTGATTGGAATCAGATGCCCCATTTTCAGCACCCTTATGTTTACATTCTTTAGATAGCATTTTTGTTGAAGATGAAGGTCATCTGTTTATGTGGTACACATGAGCATATGCTGATTTGTGATTCGGATGATTTGACAGGATTTGGGCTAATAGACAATCCGCAGCAAGATCGAAGGAAAGGAAAATGCGCTATATTGGTGAACTTGAGCGCAAGGTGCAAACCCTGCAGACAGAAGCAACAACATTGTCAGCCCAGTTGTCATTGCTACAGGTATGCATTATCTTCGGAGTTTTTCTGCTTATAAAGTTTTAATCCATTTATGAGATCATTTTGGATGCGGCTAAGGAAATTCCACACATGACTTCATTATCTCAAGTTAGATTGGTAGGTCCCAGATTGATATATGTGTTATACTGGCGCGTAGGGATGTATTCTATCTGAATTCATTGGAGCTTAGGA
It encodes:
- the LOC119302454 gene encoding transcription factor RF2a-like; protein product: MNKDRSRISADGGGGDGLPPQPSRRSATPPPEYDISRMPDFPTRNPGHRRAHSEILSLPDDLDLCAPGGGDGPSLSDENDEELFSMFLDVDKLNSSCGPSSDQAESSSAAAAGGGEAARAGHVMRPKHQHSQSMDESMSIKAEDLVGAPGMEGMSTVEAKKAVSAAKLAELALVDPKRAKRIWANRQSAARSKERKMRYIGELERKVQTLQTEATTLSAQLSLLQRDTSGLTSENSELKIRLQNMEQQVHLQDALNDTLKTEVQRLKVATGQTGNGGGMLMNYGGMSQAPHQFGSNQQMFHNNQSMQSLLATHQLQQLQLHPQPQQQQQPMRPQHHHHHQQQPLHLLQAQQFQQAARDLKMKGPMWGDGKSSGSGGI